The following proteins come from a genomic window of Acidimicrobiia bacterium:
- the metH gene encoding methionine synthase, which yields MAYLDAIAERVIIFDGAFGTYMQTQDLTAEDFGGPELEGCNEMLVLTRPDLVTQMHREFLALGVDAIETTTFGAFGPPLAEYDLADRAYEISTTAAKLARAAADEFSTPDKPRFVAGSIGPGTKMPTLGHISFADLRDAYAEMCRGLLDGGIDLFLIETQYDLLGAKAAIIAARQAMDDVGRQVPIQVQVTIENTGRMLVGTEIGAALTALEAMKIDVIGLNCATGPAEMSEHLRYLSQHSRIPISVLPNAGLPSVVDGKMHYDLGPEALADYLERFVNDLGINVIGGCCGTTPEHMAAVIERIGTKPAPKRNAAHDPGVASIYSHTPYDQTPSVLVVGERTNANGSKRFKTALLEADWDTATKMAVEQVKEGSHVLDVCVDFVGRDGTVDMEEIASRFATQSTVPLMIDSTEADVVETALQWIGGKAILNSVNLEDGSGPGTRLDRFLSLARDYGAAVVCTCIDEEGQARDRHWKLRAAKAIYELATEKYGIEPADLIFDPLALTLGTGMEESRGDGIEAIEGIRLIKAELPGVHTILGLSNISFGLKPAARHALNSVFLHECQQAGLDAAIVHAARIMPLSRMPQEQIDVCLDLIYDRRRDDYDPLEALLEMFEDVSSATVEKEDRSGWSVEERLKARIIDGERNGLTEELDEALATGLPALSIVNDVLLEGMKVVGELFGSGEMQLPFVLQSAETMKAAVAHLEPHMEKVEGEETKGRIVLGTVAGDVHDIGKNLVDIILTNNGYEVHNLGIKVSLGDMVAKAQEIQAHAIGMSGLLVKSTLVMRDNLQELNERDLATDFPVLLGGAALNRTYVERDLRSSYNGRLFYGKDAFEGLSVMDRLGEMRRSGEDDPDFGRALGGRNLKRRERPEIDPSTIPARSPEAATDNPVFVPPHLGPQIVRGVAIDAIAEYLNETTLFRNQWQFRPEKGENDDDFKTRIRPQLRAELAKARADNLLVPQVVYGYFPANADGNDIIIWTDENRDTEETRFSFPRQSVEPWLCIADFVRSVESGEADYVAFQIVTMGHKVSERTAELFAENKYQDYLFLHGLGVEMAESLAEMWHHRIREEWGFVNEDGPTMLGLFRQQYRGGRYSWGYPACPDLEDNERVAKLLGADRLGIEVNEDTGYQYHPEQTTSAIVLHHPRAKYFVAR from the coding sequence ATGGCTTATCTCGATGCGATCGCCGAACGGGTAATTATTTTCGACGGCGCTTTTGGTACTTACATGCAAACTCAAGACTTAACCGCCGAAGATTTCGGAGGTCCCGAGCTTGAAGGTTGCAACGAAATGTTGGTGCTCACCCGCCCCGACCTCGTAACCCAAATGCATCGAGAATTCTTGGCCTTGGGTGTTGACGCTATTGAAACCACCACCTTCGGAGCGTTCGGTCCACCGTTAGCCGAATACGATCTGGCCGACCGTGCCTATGAAATTTCGACCACGGCCGCCAAATTGGCCCGCGCTGCCGCCGATGAGTTTTCGACCCCTGACAAACCCCGTTTCGTGGCAGGATCGATTGGCCCGGGCACCAAAATGCCAACTCTCGGCCACATCAGCTTCGCCGATTTGCGCGACGCCTATGCGGAAATGTGTCGAGGCCTACTTGATGGGGGCATCGACCTGTTCCTGATCGAAACTCAATACGACCTACTCGGTGCCAAAGCAGCCATCATCGCGGCTCGCCAGGCTATGGACGACGTGGGCCGTCAAGTACCCATTCAGGTGCAAGTAACCATTGAAAACACCGGTCGCATGCTGGTAGGCACCGAAATCGGGGCCGCACTCACGGCCCTAGAAGCCATGAAAATCGATGTGATTGGGCTGAACTGCGCCACAGGACCCGCCGAAATGAGCGAACACCTGCGCTACCTTTCCCAGCACAGCCGCATCCCCATTTCGGTGCTGCCAAACGCCGGGTTGCCTTCCGTGGTCGACGGCAAAATGCACTACGACCTCGGTCCCGAAGCCCTGGCTGACTATCTGGAACGTTTCGTTAACGACCTCGGCATCAACGTGATCGGCGGCTGCTGTGGCACCACCCCCGAACACATGGCAGCCGTGATTGAACGCATCGGCACCAAACCAGCGCCTAAACGAAACGCCGCCCACGATCCTGGCGTGGCCTCTATTTACAGCCACACCCCCTACGATCAAACCCCGTCGGTGCTGGTAGTTGGTGAGCGCACCAACGCCAATGGTTCCAAACGCTTCAAAACAGCTCTGTTAGAAGCCGACTGGGACACGGCCACCAAAATGGCGGTTGAGCAGGTAAAAGAAGGCTCACACGTGCTTGATGTGTGCGTCGACTTTGTGGGCCGTGACGGCACCGTAGACATGGAAGAAATAGCCAGCCGTTTCGCCACACAATCAACCGTGCCCCTAATGATCGACTCCACCGAAGCCGACGTCGTGGAAACGGCGTTGCAGTGGATTGGCGGCAAAGCCATTTTGAACTCGGTCAACCTAGAAGACGGCAGCGGACCCGGCACCCGCCTCGACCGTTTCTTAAGCTTGGCGCGCGATTATGGGGCAGCGGTGGTGTGCACCTGCATCGACGAAGAAGGCCAAGCCCGCGACCGCCACTGGAAACTTCGGGCCGCCAAAGCAATCTATGAACTAGCCACCGAAAAATACGGAATCGAACCCGCCGATCTGATTTTCGACCCGTTAGCGCTAACGCTTGGTACCGGTATGGAAGAAAGCCGCGGAGATGGCATTGAAGCCATTGAAGGCATCCGCCTAATCAAGGCTGAACTGCCCGGAGTGCACACCATTTTGGGCCTTTCCAACATTTCTTTCGGCCTGAAACCAGCTGCCCGCCACGCCTTGAATTCGGTGTTCTTGCATGAATGCCAACAAGCTGGCCTCGACGCCGCCATCGTGCACGCCGCTCGCATTATGCCGCTATCGCGCATGCCCCAAGAACAAATCGACGTGTGCCTCGACCTTATTTACGACCGTCGCCGAGATGATTATGACCCGCTTGAAGCGCTGCTTGAAATGTTCGAAGATGTCTCTAGCGCCACCGTTGAAAAAGAGGACCGTTCCGGCTGGAGCGTGGAAGAACGTCTAAAAGCCCGCATCATCGACGGTGAACGCAACGGGCTAACCGAAGAACTCGACGAAGCCCTAGCAACCGGGTTGCCGGCGCTCAGCATCGTGAACGATGTGCTGCTAGAAGGCATGAAGGTGGTGGGCGAGCTGTTCGGGTCGGGCGAAATGCAGCTGCCGTTCGTGCTGCAAAGCGCCGAAACCATGAAAGCGGCCGTGGCGCACCTTGAACCACACATGGAAAAGGTGGAAGGCGAAGAAACCAAGGGCCGTATTGTGCTTGGCACCGTGGCTGGTGATGTGCACGACATTGGCAAGAACCTGGTCGATATTATTCTCACCAACAATGGCTATGAGGTGCACAACCTGGGCATCAAGGTGTCGCTTGGCGACATGGTGGCCAAGGCCCAAGAAATACAAGCCCATGCCATTGGTATGAGCGGCTTGTTGGTAAAAAGCACGCTAGTGATGCGCGACAACCTGCAGGAGTTGAACGAACGCGACCTAGCCACCGACTTCCCGGTGTTGCTTGGCGGTGCGGCGCTGAACCGTACCTATGTGGAGCGCGACCTGCGTTCTTCCTACAACGGCCGTCTTTTTTATGGGAAAGACGCCTTTGAAGGTCTCTCGGTGATGGACCGCTTGGGCGAGATGCGTCGCAGCGGTGAAGACGACCCCGACTTCGGCCGGGCTCTGGGTGGGCGAAACTTGAAGCGGCGGGAGCGACCAGAGATTGACCCCTCCACCATTCCCGCTCGTTCGCCCGAAGCTGCCACCGACAATCCGGTTTTTGTGCCGCCGCATCTGGGCCCACAAATCGTGCGGGGAGTGGCCATCGACGCTATTGCCGAATATTTGAACGAAACCACTCTGTTTCGTAACCAGTGGCAGTTCCGCCCCGAAAAAGGCGAGAACGACGACGATTTCAAAACTCGTATCCGCCCCCAACTTCGAGCTGAGCTAGCAAAAGCTCGCGCCGATAATCTGTTGGTACCTCAGGTGGTTTATGGCTATTTCCCCGCCAACGCCGACGGAAACGACATCATCATTTGGACCGATGAGAACCGCGACACCGAAGAAACCCGATTCAGTTTCCCTCGCCAAAGTGTGGAGCCCTGGTTGTGCATCGCCGACTTTGTACGGTCGGTGGAATCGGGGGAAGCCGACTATGTCGCGTTCCAGATTGTGACCATGGGCCACAAGGTTTCCGAGCGTACCGCCGAGCTATTTGCCGAAAACAAGTATCAGGATTACCTGTTCTTGCACGGCTTAGGTGTTGAAATGGCGGAATCATTGGCCGAGATGTGGCACCACCGTATTCGTGAAGAATGGGGTTTTGTGAACGAAGACGGACCGACCATGTTGGGCCTTTTCCGTCAGCAATACCGTGGTGGGCGCTATTCGTGGGGTTACCCGGCTTGCCCCGACTTGGAAGACAATGAGCGGGTGGCGAAGCTTTTGGGTGCCGACCGTTTAGGAATCGAAGTTAACGAAGATACCGGCTATCAATACCACCCGGAACAGACCACCTCGGCCATTGTGTTGCACCACCCCCGTGCCAAATATTTCGTGGCGCGATAG
- a CDS encoding Xaa-Pro peptidase family protein, producing MTTSIDAMFAERFRRVRSAMAETQTEVLLLSVGADLPWLSGYYAMPLERLTMLAVPVDGTPTMFVPRLEVPRVVERPDLFRIVGWDESDDPVRLVAEAVGGAKKVAIGDQTWSRFLVDLMAELPQASWSRASSVMSPLRAVKDEAEIAGLRLAAEAVDRIAAELQSGDIPLIGRTEADVSAELVRRIVAEGHSQANFAIVAAGENAASPHHTPGNRVIGPDEVVLCDFGGTFPTDSGLGYCSDITRCVYTGEVDPNFAQMYEVLQHAQAEAVVAATVGTPAENVDGVARDLIDQGGYEGLFIHRIGHGIGVEAHEDPYLVAGNATPLVAGNAFSIEPGIYVPNEFGARIEDIVVATSSGPMALNVANHDLVVVEA from the coding sequence ATGACCACTTCTATCGACGCAATGTTTGCGGAACGCTTTCGGCGGGTGCGATCCGCGATGGCGGAAACGCAAACCGAAGTGTTGTTACTTTCAGTGGGGGCCGATTTGCCCTGGTTGAGCGGCTATTACGCCATGCCCCTTGAGCGTTTAACCATGTTGGCGGTGCCGGTAGATGGCACGCCCACCATGTTTGTGCCTCGCTTAGAAGTGCCACGGGTGGTGGAACGCCCCGACCTGTTTCGAATCGTGGGTTGGGACGAATCCGACGACCCGGTTCGCTTGGTGGCCGAGGCGGTTGGTGGGGCCAAAAAGGTGGCCATTGGCGATCAAACCTGGTCGCGTTTTTTGGTTGACTTAATGGCCGAGTTACCCCAAGCCAGCTGGAGTCGGGCGTCGTCGGTGATGAGCCCGCTGCGTGCCGTGAAAGACGAGGCTGAAATTGCCGGGTTACGTTTGGCAGCCGAAGCGGTTGATCGCATCGCGGCCGAGCTTCAAAGCGGTGATATTCCACTTATTGGCCGCACCGAAGCCGACGTTTCGGCCGAGCTGGTGCGTCGCATCGTGGCAGAAGGTCACAGCCAAGCCAACTTCGCTATTGTGGCGGCCGGTGAAAACGCCGCTAGCCCCCATCACACGCCAGGCAACCGTGTAATCGGCCCTGATGAGGTGGTGCTCTGCGATTTTGGTGGCACGTTCCCCACCGATTCGGGCCTTGGCTACTGTTCCGACATCACTCGTTGTGTTTACACCGGCGAAGTCGACCCTAATTTTGCCCAAATGTACGAGGTCTTGCAGCACGCTCAGGCTGAAGCGGTAGTGGCTGCCACGGTTGGCACCCCGGCCGAAAACGTCGACGGGGTAGCCCGAGACCTAATCGACCAAGGTGGTTACGAGGGCTTGTTTATTCACCGTATTGGTCACGGTATTGGGGTAGAAGCCCACGAAGATCCGTATTTGGTGGCTGGCAATGCCACGCCGTTAGTGGCGGGCAACGCATTTTCTATCGAACCGGGTATTTATGTTCCGAACGAGTTTGGGGCTCGTATTGAAGACATTGTGGTTGCTACTAGTAGCGGCCCCATGGCGTTGAATGTCGCCAACCACGATTTGGTTGTTGTAGAGGCTTAA
- the lipA gene encoding lipoyl synthase, which yields MFHVRWLGRVAYQDAHALQRALFHSVDQNYLLLLEHPHVYTLGVRADRSNLLVDPATVGATALEVDRGGDVTYHGPGQLVGYPILTVPGRRGGGMADTVAYVHSVEQLVIDTLVELGLGDVGRLDGYPGVWVEPNSANPRKIAAIGVKLSRGRSMHGFALNIDPEMEMFNHIVPCGLAGMAVTSLREEGINASMQEVAKVLIPLATKRWAQPKEEVVEAEVVWRERPEDLSAFSRGETGVLINGGDPTPTRGLAAGSAQSETSVQLGHRLGNRLAEAGVSETLELRERKPSWMRVKVQASPGMSAMKHTVRDLGLVTVCEEAGCPNIYECWSEGTATFMINGERCTRACGFCLVDTRKPGPPDPAEPAKVADAVEAMGLDYVVVTTVARDDLPDGGASQFVATIEAIRARRPQAMIEVLISDCKGDPASLEAIFNARPDVLNHNLETVARLQRAARPQASYARSLAVLARAKEAGLVTKSGLVLGMGETFEEVVVAMRDLAAVGVDIVTAGQYLRPTAHHLPIARWWTPEEFDQLSEVGRKLGIAHTEASPLTRSSHHAKAAAAAAGLTAPALAGS from the coding sequence ATGTTTCACGTTCGTTGGCTAGGGCGGGTGGCTTATCAAGATGCGCACGCCCTCCAACGGGCGTTGTTCCACTCGGTCGACCAGAACTATTTACTGCTGCTCGAACATCCTCATGTTTACACCTTGGGGGTGCGGGCCGACCGCAGCAATTTGTTGGTTGACCCGGCCACGGTTGGTGCCACGGCACTAGAAGTTGACCGTGGTGGCGATGTTACTTATCACGGCCCTGGGCAACTGGTGGGTTACCCTATTTTGACGGTACCTGGTCGTCGTGGCGGTGGTATGGCCGACACCGTGGCCTATGTGCATTCGGTCGAACAGCTGGTTATCGACACCCTGGTCGAACTCGGGCTTGGCGATGTTGGTCGCCTTGATGGCTATCCCGGAGTTTGGGTCGAACCAAACTCGGCTAATCCACGAAAAATTGCGGCTATAGGGGTGAAGCTCAGCCGAGGTCGTTCCATGCATGGGTTCGCGTTGAACATCGACCCTGAGATGGAAATGTTCAACCACATTGTGCCTTGTGGCTTAGCAGGCATGGCGGTTACTTCACTGCGGGAAGAAGGCATTAACGCTTCCATGCAAGAGGTGGCCAAAGTGCTAATCCCGCTGGCTACCAAGCGCTGGGCGCAGCCCAAAGAAGAGGTGGTTGAGGCGGAGGTGGTGTGGCGGGAACGCCCCGAAGATCTTTCCGCGTTTAGCCGTGGTGAAACTGGTGTGTTGATTAACGGTGGTGATCCAACCCCCACCCGGGGCCTGGCAGCCGGATCGGCCCAAAGTGAAACTTCGGTGCAGTTGGGTCACCGTTTAGGAAATCGTTTGGCTGAAGCTGGGGTGAGTGAAACCTTAGAGCTTCGAGAACGTAAACCTTCGTGGATGCGGGTAAAGGTGCAGGCCAGCCCAGGTATGAGCGCCATGAAGCACACCGTGCGCGACCTTGGTTTAGTAACGGTCTGTGAAGAAGCCGGCTGCCCCAACATTTATGAATGCTGGTCGGAAGGCACCGCCACGTTCATGATCAACGGCGAGCGCTGCACCCGTGCTTGTGGTTTCTGCTTGGTCGATACCCGTAAACCTGGCCCGCCCGATCCGGCTGAACCGGCCAAAGTTGCCGACGCGGTGGAGGCCATGGGCCTTGACTATGTGGTGGTGACCACGGTCGCACGTGACGATCTACCCGATGGTGGAGCGAGCCAGTTTGTGGCCACTATTGAGGCCATAAGAGCCCGGCGTCCCCAGGCCATGATCGAGGTGCTGATCTCCGATTGCAAGGGCGATCCGGCTTCGCTTGAGGCCATATTTAACGCTCGGCCTGACGTGTTGAACCACAACTTAGAAACGGTGGCTCGTCTACAGCGTGCGGCACGGCCACAAGCCTCATACGCCCGGTCTTTGGCGGTGTTGGCTCGTGCTAAAGAAGCAGGTCTGGTGACCAAATCGGGTTTGGTTCTAGGTATGGGTGAAACCTTCGAAGAAGTAGTGGTCGCCATGCGTGATTTGGCTGCGGTGGGGGTTGATATTGTGACCGCTGGGCAGTATCTACGACCAACTGCCCATCATCTGCCGATTGCTCGCTGGTGGACACCTGAAGAGTTCGACCAACTAAGCGAGGTTGGGCGGAAGCTGGGCATTGCCCACACCGAGGCCAGCCCGCTTACCCGTTCCAGCCACCATGCTAAAGCCGCTGCGGCGGCTGCTGGTTTAACGGCACCAGCCTTGGCCGGTAGCTAA